One Phycisphaera mikurensis NBRC 102666 DNA window includes the following coding sequences:
- the ispH gene encoding 4-hydroxy-3-methylbut-2-enyl diphosphate reductase, with the protein MKVLLANPRGFCAGVEMAIDTVQELVDLIGTPLYVFHAIVHNKHVVERFVEQGVTFVERIDEVPEGETVVFSAHGVSPAVRAEAAARGLKMIDATCPLVTKVHVEARRYARMGRHILLIGHADHQEVKGTLGEAPADTTVVESAADVAELDFPPDQELIYLTQTTLSVDDAQTVIRAIEARFPRCTAPPKEDICYATTNRQHAVMELASQADLTLVVGSANSSNSVRLTEISENRGTPGRLVDDASGLDPAWFEGVETVLLTAGASAPEDLVEGVKRWLIERFGAEVEDPEPVDEGMNFALPVELRVMINRGGGKPKTHRRRPEPTHAATPGSDA; encoded by the coding sequence GTGAAGGTCCTGCTCGCCAACCCCCGCGGCTTCTGCGCCGGCGTCGAGATGGCGATCGACACCGTGCAGGAGCTGGTCGACCTGATCGGGACGCCGCTCTACGTGTTCCACGCGATCGTGCACAACAAGCACGTGGTCGAGCGTTTCGTGGAGCAGGGCGTGACCTTCGTGGAGAGGATCGACGAGGTGCCCGAGGGCGAGACGGTCGTCTTCAGCGCGCACGGCGTCTCGCCGGCGGTGCGGGCGGAGGCGGCGGCGCGGGGGCTGAAGATGATCGACGCGACCTGCCCGCTGGTCACCAAGGTGCACGTGGAAGCCCGCCGCTACGCCCGCATGGGCCGGCACATCCTGCTGATCGGCCACGCGGATCACCAGGAGGTGAAGGGCACGCTCGGCGAGGCGCCCGCCGACACCACGGTGGTGGAGTCCGCGGCGGACGTCGCGGAGCTGGACTTCCCGCCGGATCAGGAGCTCATCTACCTGACGCAGACGACGCTGTCGGTGGACGATGCGCAGACCGTGATCCGGGCCATCGAGGCGCGCTTCCCCCGGTGCACCGCCCCGCCGAAGGAAGACATCTGCTACGCGACCACGAACCGGCAGCACGCGGTGATGGAGCTGGCCAGCCAGGCGGACCTGACGCTGGTGGTCGGCTCGGCGAACAGCAGCAACAGCGTGCGGCTGACCGAGATCAGCGAGAACCGCGGGACCCCGGGCCGGCTGGTCGACGACGCGAGCGGGCTGGACCCGGCCTGGTTCGAGGGCGTGGAGACGGTGCTGCTGACCGCGGGGGCCTCGGCGCCCGAGGACCTCGTCGAGGGCGTGAAGCGGTGGCTGATCGAGCGCTTCGGCGCCGAGGTGGAGGACCCCGAGCCGGTGGACGAGGGCATGAACTTCGCGCTCCCGGTGGAGCTCCGCGTGATGATCAACCGCGGCGGCGGCAAGCCCAAGACGCACCGGCGGCGGCCCGAGCCGACGCACGCGGCGACGCCGGGATCCGACGCTTGA